A stretch of Arachis hypogaea cultivar Tifrunner chromosome 15, arahy.Tifrunner.gnm2.J5K5, whole genome shotgun sequence DNA encodes these proteins:
- the LOC112750092 gene encoding metalloendoproteinase 1 has translation MKPYLLSLLLIFVILDTVPTISSSLTFEFKPLPLKTNNPKLTKNIQKALDKSLSGFPKSVINKVLNKELLRTYIINYFKNTDKKGNLKTRRPPSNFTKVREEWHKLMPKSSQINKVEIDGLKTVKEYLSRYGYMPRSKSFTNVLDRRTESAIEDYQKFFNLKASGTLDDKETVKQMSLLRCGVPDVNSFQLSETLLWPLGTGWFPKHRTELTYGFYPASKFSPKAIKVFRDSFKRWSLPLRGFINFTEAKAFDKANIQIGYAAMNELFGVEAVGAAFMVKQSNYHRIFMLIDSSKYWAYPDDNLADTPLWKLGVVDLETVAMHQIGHVLGLNHSSHKESVMYPSILPDQQRKVDLSKDDKEQIRKAFYIVP, from the coding sequence ATGAAACCATATCTTCTCTCCCTGTTACTTATCTTTGTCATTCTCGACACAGTCCCAACAATCTCATCATCGCTAACATTCGAATTTAAGCCACTACCACTAAAGACCAATAACCCAAAACTAACAAAAAACATCCAAAAGGCACTAGATAAATCTTTATCCGGTTTCCCAAAAAGTGTTATTAACAAAGTCCTCAATAAAGAATTATTGAGGACCTACATTATTAACTATTTCAAGAATACAGATAAAAAGGGAAATTTAAAAACCCGACGACCTCCTAGCAATTTTACAAAAGTTCGTGAAGAGTGGCACAAATTAATGCCAAAGAGTAGTCAAATTAATAAAGTGGAAATCGACGGCCTCAAGACGGTGAAAGAGTATTTGTCCAGATACGGATACATGCCGCGCTCCAAATCATTCACCAACGTCCTCGACCGCCGCACGGAATCAGCTATCGAGGACTACCAGAAGTTCTTCAATCTGAAAGCTAGCGGAACCTTAGACGACAAAGAAACTGTTAAACAGATGTCCCTGCTACGGTGCGGTGTACCGGACGTGAATTCCTTCCAACTCTCCGAAACCTTGTTATGGCCTCTTGGCACGGGTTGGTTCCCCAAGCACCGCACGGAGCTCACCTATGGATTTTACCCGGCGAGCAAGTTCTCGCCGAAGGCGATCAAGGTGTTCAGAGATTCGTTCAAGCGGTGGTCGCTTCCCTTACGGGGGTTCATCAACTTCACGGAGGCGAAGGCTTTCGATAAGGCGAACATCCAGATTGGCTATGCCGCCATGAACGAACTATTTGGAGTGGAAGCGGTGGGGGCCGCATTTATGGTAAAGCAGTCCAATTATCATCGTATATTCATGCTTATTGATAGCTCCAAGTACTGGGCGTATCCCGACGACAACTTGGCTGACACACCGCTGTGGAAATTAGGGGTGGTTGACTTGGAGACGGTGGCGATGCACCAGATTGGTCACGTTCTGGGGCTTAACCACTCGTCTCACAAGGAATCCGTTATGTATCCTTCCATTTTGCCGGACCAGCAAAGGAAGGTGGACCTTTCAAAGGACGATAAAGAGCAGATCCGTAAAGCTTTCTACATTGTGCCCTAA
- the LOC112748208 gene encoding probable serine/threonine-protein kinase PBL19, producing the protein MLPLSRSSLNRCFLSLNWRSTLTMNTTRKMLGYCSVDGERGIQRLLVYEYMSNKSLEYHLFNKAYDPLPWKTRLDIALGVAQGLAYLHEESKVQVIYRDFKCSNILLDENFRPKLSDFGLTREGPEAGHTHVSTAVTVLILVTL; encoded by the exons atGCTACCTCTCTCTCGCTCCTCCCTTAATCGGTGCTTTCTCTCCCTCAATTGGCGCTCAACCCTCACCATGAACACTACAAG GAAAATGTTAGGGTACTGTTCTGTGGATGGAGAAAGAGGAATTCAAAGACTACTTGTATACGAATATATGTCGAATAAAAGCTTAGAATATCATCTTTTCAATAAAGCCTATGATCCTCTTCCTTGGAAAACAAGACTTGATATAGCACTTGGAGTAGCTCAAGGGTTAGCATATCTGCATGAAGAATCAAAAGTTCAG GTGATATATCGGGATTTTAAATGCTCAAATATACTACTGGATGAAAATTTTAGGCCAAAACTTTCAGATTTTGGCCTCACTAGGGAGGGACCGGAAGCTGgacatactcatgtttcaactgcTGTAACTGTACTGATTCTGGTGACATTATAG
- the LOC140179489 gene encoding uncharacterized protein has translation MAKTLLLQSKQQGRRVGRGELWITVHKKKDGAYISDEARAIGVFGKEKPGRVHGVGFGPTPSQLFGSNSHALGNRIQVEETQRKLLELQVELEGEKLKRKAMEDEAAAEKKKRQAMESALIYLFQRQGEELPPDITAGMSNSE, from the exons ATGGCAAAAACTTTGTTGTTACAGTCAAAACAACAAGGAAGGAGAGTCGGTAGAGGAGAGTTATGGATCACAGTACATAAAAAAAAGGATGGCGCATATATCAGTGATGAAGCAAGAGCAATTGGT GTTTTCGGAAAAGAGAAACCGGGTAGAGTACATGGTGTGGGTTTCGGACCGACTCCTAGTCAACTCTTCGGTTCGAATTCACATGCGCTGGGCAACAGAATCCAAGTAGAGGAGACCCAAAGGAAGCTGCTTGAACTGCAGGTAGAGCTGGAAGGCGAGAAGTTGAAGAGGAAGGCGATGGAGGATGAGGCAGcagcagagaagaaaaagaggcagGCGATGGAGAGTGCTCTGATTTATCTATTTCAACGGCAGGGTGAGGAGCTGCCACCAGACATCACTGCAGGGATGAGCAATTCCGAATGA
- the LOC112748209 gene encoding uncharacterized protein: MSTNNAQNSLPGNLNLDANANEVPLLDEEVDDLLDASGAQSHRGRKTTELWTVKIIDSDGTIKPSKLSVREALEWPNGRKIVLKFNNAKQAIGDEAGLLSSVLGLLGSDYGKFPICRESWRQITTKDKVYNKCVKQIFHFDENSEGTIKKNILKSMGKSWKETRLRLYDDFYEPTFTIEQNIEHRSLGIDREH, encoded by the exons ATGAGCACAAATAATGCCCAGAACTCGCTGCCAGGCAATCTAAACTTGGACGCTAATGCAAATGAGGTACCTCTTCTTGATGAAGAAGTTGACGACCTCCTTGATGCTTCTGGAGCTCAGAGTCACAGAGGACGCAAGACTACAGAGCTTTGGACGGTTAAGATCATCG ATTCTGACGGCACAATCAAGCCGTCAAAACTAAGCGTGAGGGAGGCTTTGGAATGGCCTAACGGTAGGAAGATTGTGCTCAAGTTCAACAACGCAAAGCAAGCAATTGGAGACGAAGCTGGATTGTTGAGTAGCGTGCTTGGTCTGCTGGGATCTGATTATGGAAAATTTCCTATCTGTAGGGAAAGTTGGCGTCAGATTACCACTAAAGACAAGGTTTATAACAAATGTGTCAAG CAAATTTTCCACTTTGATGAAAATAGCGAAGGAactatcaagaaaaatattttgaaaagtatgGGGAAGTCTTGGAAGGAAACAAGGTTGAGGTTGTATGATGATTTTTATGAGCCAACATTCACGATTGAACAAAATATTGAGCATCGCTCACTGGGAATTGATCGAGAGCATTAG